GCGAGGCCATTTCCTCGAGAGTGTATTTCTTGTTCAAATCGGTGATGCCGGCCTCGCGCACCCGGGCGGCCTCTTCTTCGTTGCGTGGTTTGAAACGCGCTTGCATATCGCCGCCGCTGCAGCGCATGGCGGCGGCGGTCAGAATCCCCTGCCACGAGCCACCGACCCCGAGCAGCATGTCGATACCCGAGTCCGGCTTGGCGGTGGCCATGCCGGCGGCCACATCACCGTCGCTCAGCAGCTTGATGCGCGCGCCGGCCCGCCGGATCTCGGCCACCAGGCTGGCATGGCGCGGGCGATCGAGGAGCGCCACGGTCAAGTCCGCCACGTACACCCCCTTGGCGTCAGCCAGGACGCGCAGGTTGTCTTTCGGTGACTGGTCGAGATCGATGAGGCCACGACCTTCCGCACCCACCACGATCTTTTCCATGTAGGTGTCGGGGCAACGCAGAAAGCTGCCGTGATCCGCGAAGGCGATGATCGACAACGCGTTGAACCCGCCGGTGGCGCAGATCGTCGGCCCTTCGAGCGCATCGAGCGCCACATCGATCTCCGGACCGCTGCCCGTACCGACGCGCTCGCCGCAGTAGAGCAAATCGCTGTCGCCCTGTTCCCCTTCACCGATCACCACCACGCCCTCGATGGCGATGGAGCGAAAGGCCTTGCGCATGGCCTCCGTCGCCGCACGATCGGTGGCGGCGACGTCGCCGCGACCCATCAAGCGGGCGGAAGCCAATGCCGCCGCTTCGGTAACCCGCACCGCCTCGAGCGCCAAATTACGATCCATAATCAGCCCTTCACCAGATAGTCTGGAAGAAGCGTGTGCGCTTCCTCAACCACCAATCCCGTGGCTGCGGCCGCACGTTCGCCGTATGTGCGCGCACTCCGCCCGGTCTCCAAGTCTCGCGCCTCGACGACCACAAACGGCACCGGGTCCGAGGTGTGGGTCTTCAAGGCACAGGGCGTCGCATGATCCGGCGTCATAAGCAAGCGCCAATCGCCCACTTCACGCAACCCTTCCAAAATGGGACCGACGATTTTGCTGTCGAAGTCCTCCACCGCTTGAATCTTCTTGTCCACCGCACCCATGTGGCCGGTCTCATCGGTGGCTTCGACATGGATGAACACGAGATCCTTCCTCTGTAGCGCGCGCAAGCCGTAGCTGGCTTTGCCCTGGTAATTGGTGTCGAGAAAGCCGGTCACGCCGGGGACCTTGATGACCTCGAGGCCGGCCAATATACCCAGGCCATTGACCAGATCGACCGCCGAAATCACGGCCCCTTCGATCCCAAAACGCTGGCGCAGCGTCGGCAGGGCGGGCCGCTTGCCCTGGCCCCACAGCCATATCGAGGTCGCCAG
The window above is part of the Candidatus Binatia bacterium genome. Proteins encoded here:
- the glpX gene encoding class II fructose-bisphosphatase, producing the protein MDRNLALEAVRVTEAAALASARLMGRGDVAATDRAATEAMRKAFRSIAIEGVVVIGEGEQGDSDLLYCGERVGTGSGPEIDVALDALEGPTICATGGFNALSIIAFADHGSFLRCPDTYMEKIVVGAEGRGLIDLDQSPKDNLRVLADAKGVYVADLTVALLDRPRHASLVAEIRRAGARIKLLSDGDVAAGMATAKPDSGIDMLLGVGGSWQGILTAAAMRCSGGDMQARFKPRNEEEAARVREAGITDLNKKYTLEEMASRSVMFAASGVTNSDMLRGVRFFKGGAVTNSVVMRSRTHTLRYIEAIHRFDLKPEY